The genomic stretch GTCAAGTTCACACCGGCCGCCGGTCAAGTGTGCATCATCCTCACCTGCGTCGACGACCGCGCACGGATCACAGTGACCGATACTGGTCCCGGCATTGCGCCCGACCTTCTGCCGGACGTGTTCAAAAGATCCCACCAAGCCCGCCGCTCCACTGCTCGCAGGGACCGCGGTCTGGGAATCGGCCTTGCCATTGCCCATCACCTGACAGAGGCGCACGGCGGCACGATCACGGCTGCAAACCGATCGGATGGCCCTGGCGCGGTCTTCACGGTGGATCTCCCGCTCCATGCGCACCTGCCGACGCCGAGCCTGCACGAACCTCTACCGGCACCTGCACGCGTCATTGGAGCACGGATTCTGATAATCAAAGAGGACACCGATGCTGCGGAATTCCTTCGCCTAGTCCTCGAGCACGCCGGCGCAACGGTCACCGGCGTGACCTCCGTTACAGAGGCCCGTGAGGCACTGCGACGTGGTGCGCATGACATGCTCCTGGCCGACGCTGCCCTCCTGGATGAGGAGGGATCGAGCTTCATACCATCCCTGCGGGCAGAAGGACCCGAAGCCAACCGAACGATCGCCGCAGTGGCCCTCACGGCAGCCCCGTCCACACGACATCGCGACGAGCTGCGCAGCCAGGGCTTTGATGACGCGCTGGCCAAACCTTTCGATCCCACGACCGTCACGACACTTGTCGGACGAGTCCTGGACGAGCACTGCGGAACCACCCAGAGGTAGGGCGGTTGATCGCCGGCGCTCGCTCGGGTTGTCAGTCGCGCCGGCTGTCGCTATCAGCCGTCAGCGATCAGCCCTTGGCGTTTCAGGGGAGGACCGCCCCTGAGACCTGTCGGCTGAACGCCGACAGCTGCCCGGAATTCATGGCAACTCAAATGAATTCCGGGCGCCATGGTGTTGATGCGAAAGCACAGATCCTCCCGCAGCTTGCCTTTCGCGATCGCCTTGCTTGGCGCCAGATTAGTCGAGCAGATCAGTCGGAAGCCTACTCTGATCATTTTGACGAGATCGATGATGAAGACGAGGACGAGGAGGGGGCCGACCAAGGAGAGGAGGACGAGGAGGACGACAGCGAAGACACCGCGCCAGCATGGCCATCGGCGTCCTCGGCTTCGCCTTTCTCCGCGCCGGAATGTACCCTACACGCTAGTCGTCCAGGACGGGCTGGCCAGCGTCCCCTTCACGAGGCCGGCGCCGCAGCATCACGCGGCGGACGCCCGACCTCGATGAGCGTCTTCATTCGCAGTAAGTCTTGATCGAGCTGGTGTTTCGGATCGACGCCGAAGGCGGTCGCCACGGCATGTCCGAGTGCGCCACCCGGGGGATTGTAATGAAGAGAGACGGTGACGCGAGTGCGTGCCGTCTCTTCAGGCTCGAACCGAACATAGCCCGCATGCGCGATGGGTGCGCCTTCCACACTCCGCCACGCCAGCAAGTGGGGCGGCTCGTAACGCGTGGTTTCTGCATCCCACTGGATCTCGGCACCGGCCGGACCGGCCACCACCCAGTGGGACCGCCGGTTCCCGAGCTTGCGCACGGCTCGTACACCGGTCATGAAGTGCGGGAAGTTGTCGACCTCTTCCCAGAAGGCGAATACGCGGTCAATAGGCGCGTCGAGATAGATGGTCTTTTGAACGTCCACGGCGCGCCGTCCGGCGCGGACACCCAGCAGGCGGCGCAGCTCGAGGTTCGTGATGGCGCGCAGGGCGAGCCCGCCGCCTACGAGCGAGCTCGTAGCGCCAACGAGGCCGCCGCGGCGCCGACCGTATGCACCCAACGCGACGCCGGTCGATGCCGCCGCCAGCCGCATGGCTGGCGACCACTGCGCCTGCCAGATCTCTGGATATCGGCCGGGACGCAGCGCGCCGCCTTGGAGACCAGACTCGTCGGCACGCTCCTCGCGCACGTCCAGGAGGCTCTCGACGTCGCGGACACCGCGCACACGTCGCACCGCAGCGAGAACGTGGTCGACGTCGTCCGCGAGAACCGGACCGGCCAGCGTCACGAGCCCCTCGCCAACCGTGACCTCCAGGCTCCGCGGATGTGACGCCACACGGCCAAGCACCGACCTGACGCGCGCGGTCAGCACGTCGTCTTCCGGCATGTCGGTCGCCACGGTTGATCGGAGCCGGGCCGCCCAACCCGCCATGCGGTTACCGACATCGTGGGCCGTCGCGTCAGTGCTGTCGCGCAGCTTGTGGCCGGCGTGCACCGCCTTGTCGCGCGCGAGGGCGCGGCGACGACGACCGGCCACGGGATCCAGGGCGTACATGAGGGCCGCCCCAAGGCCAACGCCGGCCGCCACCATAGGAATTCCA from Luteitalea sp. encodes the following:
- a CDS encoding BON domain-containing protein gives rise to the protein MRATERGASGIPMVAAGVGLGAALMYALDPVAGRRRRALARDKAVHAGHKLRDSTDATAHDVGNRMAGWAARLRSTVATDMPEDDVLTARVRSVLGRVASHPRSLEVTVGEGLVTLAGPVLADDVDHVLAAVRRVRGVRDVESLLDVREERADESGLQGGALRPGRYPEIWQAQWSPAMRLAAASTGVALGAYGRRRGGLVGATSSLVGGGLALRAITNLELRRLLGVRAGRRAVDVQKTIYLDAPIDRVFAFWEEVDNFPHFMTGVRAVRKLGNRRSHWVVAGPAGAEIQWDAETTRYEPPHLLAWRSVEGAPIAHAGYVRFEPEETARTRVTVSLHYNPPGGALGHAVATAFGVDPKHQLDQDLLRMKTLIEVGRPPRDAAAPAS